TTGCGAGACAGCCGATGGCAATGATGGAGAGCGCGCGCATAGCGCCTTGTAGCGCGAGCACGGCCCGGTTTCCATCCGCACCGGCGGCGCCGAAGGTCAGATGAATTTGATCCCGGCGGACTTGCCGCGCCGCCAGACCACCTGGCAGCTCTGCCCGGTCCGGGCATCGCGCGCGAAGGCTAGGCGGATGACGCCGGGCAGTTGAGCCGCGTCCTCGTCAAGCGTGATGCGGGCCCCCGAGCTGGAGATGTCAGCCACGAGGCAATGCCGCGCGGCAAAACCGCCATCGAGCGTGACCCAGGCGTGCTGGGACAGCAATTTGCGTGCTGCCCGCTTCTTGGTTGCGGCCATCGGTTGGAAATCTCCCCCTCCAGCGCTACCGCAGGGAACCCTAAGAAACCGTTGAAATTGCCTCCGAACTTTCCCAAGGGCCAGTTTCTCCACCGGTCCCAAAAGACGTTCCCGAATGGCTTGCCCCACCGGCCAAAGGCCACTATACGTTCGCCCGCCGCAGGGCATTCCGGGCACGACTCGTTTGGGCCCCGGCACGGCGCAAGTCTTGCTCCCTTCGTCTATCGGTTAGGACGCCACCCTTTCACGGTGGAGAGAGCG
This region of Bradyrhizobium sp. CCGUVB1N3 genomic DNA includes:
- a CDS encoding PilZ domain-containing protein — encoded protein: MAATKKRAARKLLSQHAWVTLDGGFAARHCLVADISSSGARITLDEDAAQLPGVIRLAFARDARTGQSCQVVWRRGKSAGIKFI